One region of Alosa alosa isolate M-15738 ecotype Scorff River chromosome 1, AALO_Geno_1.1, whole genome shotgun sequence genomic DNA includes:
- the dhrs1 gene encoding dehydrogenase/reductase SDR family member 1, translating to MALSGWICLVTGASRGIGRGIALQLSEAGATVYITGRQENTLKHTAAEVKERGGNCIPVICDSSKEGDIEALFERIKEEQNGRLDMLVNNAYAGVQVIFDNMGKKFWETDPSMWDTINNTGLRGHYFCSVYAARLMVAQGKGLIIMISSMGGLRYLFNVPYGVGKAACDRLAADTAVELKSRGVASVSLWPGAVQTEMISKMVLEKDQPLGVDPKFKDVFENGETTELSGRCIVELAKDQNLMSLTGKVLMTCDLARRYNLKDVDGRNVLDYTSLKFALTQVPYLSWLSSITPSFLRVPRFILTLASGRF from the exons atggcgctgtCTGGGTGGATTTGTTTGGTAACGGGAGCCTCAAGGGGTATCGGTAGAGGTATCGCTTTGCAGTTATCAGAAGCTGGAGCCACAGTGTATATCACTGGTCGCCAGGAGAACACCTTGAAGCACACTGCAGCTGAG GTCAAAGAAAGAGGAGGCAATTGTATACCAGTGATATGTGATTCCTCAAAAGAGGGTGACATTGAGGCACTCTTTGAAAGAATAAAAGAGGAGCAAAATGGCAGATTGGACATGTTGGTAAACAACGCCTATGCTGGAGTACAG GTGATATTTGACAACATGGGAAAGAAATTCTGGGAAACTGATCCATCCATGTGGGATACAATTAACAACACAGGACTGAG AGGCCACTACTTTTGCTCTGTCTATGCTGCCAGACTGATGGTGGCCCAGGGAAAGGGCCTAATCATTATGATCTCCTCCATGGGAGGACTGCGCTATCTCTTCAATGTTCCCTATGGAGTTGGCAAGGCTGCT TGTGACAGGCTTGCGGCAGACACTGCAGTGGAGCTTAAGAGCAGAGGAGTGGCGTCCGTGAGTCTGTGGCCAGGCGCAGTGCAGACTGAAATGATCTCTAAGATGGTACTCGAGAAAGATCAACCTCTCGGGGTTGACCCAAAG TTCAAAGATGtgtttgaaaatggagagactACAGAGCTAAGTGGCAGATGCATTGTTGAGTTGGCCAAAG ATCAAAATCTGATGTCCCTCACGGGAAAGGTTCTAATGACGTGTGACCTGGCGAGACGTTACAACCTAAAGGATGTTGATG GACGCAATGTACTTGACTACACATCCTTGAAGTTTGCGTTGACTCAGGTGCCCTACCTGTCTTGGCTGTCCTCCATCACTCCGTCATTCCTTCGTGTACCTCGATTCATCCTCACACTAGCAAGTGGACGTTTCTAA